AATTTGCAATATGTTCCATTAAACTTTCGGGTTCCAGAGGTGTTGAATATTGTCAATGGCGACTGGGTGAGGAAGTATGGAAGTATTTACCGCATTTGGTTCATCATTCGTCCAGTTATCCTCATTACATCACCAGAATTGCTAGATGTAAAATCATTTCTTTGAACAGCGATCGGAGATTGTTATGCACctgcattttgttttctgtccATTTAGCCAATTATGGGAAACTATAAATTCATTGAGAAACCGGGCGAGTACGACATCTTTACTCCGTTTATCGGCAAAGGAATTCCTGTGGCAACAGGTGAATTTCAAGTTACGCTACGTCTCGTTGGGCTTTCTTATCATTCtatgtttgttttcacagATGAGCGATGGAAGAAAAATCGTCGTCTACTTAACCCAGCTTTTCATTTTCAGATCCTCAACCCTTTTGTGGACGCCATCAATAACAAGGGCATAAACTGTATAGAGAAATTTGAAGAAGCTTTAGAAAATCACAAAGGTGGTGAAATGGACGTCTTCCCCATTATTATATCACGCAGCACTTTAGATATTATTTGCGGTAACTATTTAAGTTCTGTGTAGTATTTTTACAAAGCCACTAAAACTTATCAAATTTAGATACTTTTATGGGACGAAAggcacaaaaaatgaagaaaaggcGCTCTTTCTTAACAACCTTGAGGGGCAAGTGACTGAATTTTTAGACATTGTTTGATGTTTACCTAAGAAGAAGAGAATGGAAAAATTATGTAATTTGAATGTAATTAAAGAATGTAATGTAATTTGACTTATGTAGTTTCAAAAGGATTTTCCAACAACGCATTGTCAAACCGTGGCTTAGGATCAATTGGTTTTTAAACTAACAGCTCCATGATGGAGCTGTTAGTTGCAGCTGTTCCTGCAGGACGCGAAAATGCCCGGTGCGTTAAAGGCCTCCATCAGTTTTGCGATATGGAAACtcgtaaaataaaagcaaaagaagCGTTTATGATGCACCACGTTTTATTTGGTGACAAACTCCTTTTATTGAAAGATAATAAAAGAACGCCGAGAAGCATTGGAGCGAGAAGCGACCCAAATAGAACGCAATTCAGCAACAAAATCTTGTCAAATGACCCTAACAAAGGAGATTGCTTCTGAGAGCGATGCTGAAACAACCGATATTGGCAAGCCAAGTAAAGAGTTTGTTTTCCCAAAGGTTTTTTTAAGCACACAATTTTACAGCACTGGAATATCttgaagggaaaaaattgCTCTTTCTCGACCTGGTCTTGACGGAATTGGGAAAGGAACACTTTAATGAAACCGATATCGGATATGAAGTCAATGCATTTTTAGGcactgtaaaatttttttcaattttgcctAGAACGATTGCtgaatttccctttttttgttctgtgcAAACAAAGAGTCAAACGACGGCTTTGGCTTTTACATAGTTCCTTTACTTGATCGCGAAGAATTGAAAATTACCTGAGGGATCGCTCAGCGATCCCCAACGGTAATTAGGATTATATATTGAAATAACGGATGAGACCTTAAGCACCTACGGATGATTCCTTTACAACAACACAATTTATGAAAGACTGGATTGAATATGAACAACTAAGGCAAAATGCaattcattataaatagaattcgtcaatatttattaaatatatccatttttaacaaaggtgtaaagttgctgcactagagagaatagcgctcggccccgcgctaatcggggagcttttagtcgatccggtgcggggataatcttaatcggggaagagatttcggtgctcggtgcggtgatatcggtgatcggtgccttccccgattatcaatgaatagtgatctaaattggcagttgccctacggccaacaagaaaaaatgtgacccaagtcacgtgattctcgttggcctatcagaactcaaggtcactggtaagactaaccccctatggctgtagcggtgctatcggtgaagcaccgattatagcaccgttccgcaccgaaaaaagaaatccccgcaccgaacttcctgATTCATTTTAATCAGGAAGCTTAgcgtgtccccgattagaatgtgatcggggccgagccctaagagagaagacaaacgtgtttaatataatgaaataggcaatgttgcgaaaggcgcaaatttcaaaaaattgtgaatttcaatcacaaatttaacatataaataatggctaatctagatgaattaggtatttaaggatagggaattaaattaagcttaaatgaaatcaatttctggacacattgattggtaattttatagataacgaacgaaaaaccccaatttttactatactcTCGGGGGAGAGTCGAGGGGTCTtctatactagcgaacctggcgggaatcttgggaccctttactgaacaccccCGTTTATTCCAAGAGACTGTGATAGCGcgagtgtacctttcctattaccgtggtgcaacgtaggatgttttactgctctataagCGATACTTTGCTATATTCATGTcacaaacacaaacaaaatatTACAAACAAGTTTACTTCACATCCATAGTTACAGATGACAAAACAGCCCTTCGGGAACCTCTCAAGGAGCCGCGGCGCATTAGTAGCAGTAGAGGAGAGTGGAGttaattgagacacagggcaattgaaacaaaaattgtttctctcgccgtatacgagggattttcatgaaaaataaattagggttaatagaataGAGTGGGTTTACAAgattagaaaaatttacgagtttttttattcaaaactttttaagatatctcgaaaaaactgtttttgtttcgtctgttaaggtcccaagattcccgccaggttcgctagtataggaggcccctcgactctcgggggtatagtaaaaattggggttttcgttcgtcgaaattgaacactgatttcaatttagtcattggttttctctttagactagccgtttaaaattaacgaaaacagttctgttagcggcctttatggtttttaacatgtaaatgaaaaactataacaccaatagaaaaataaacctgatttccgtgattttcattcaattctgaatctaaatcatgtattttaagtcaaatttgaaatttgaccgaaaatgaaaagtgggaagggtatagcctttccacttttgtcaaaatcggcaaaaatgacatctcttgaaattctcaaaaaatcagacgacataatcgaaattgaacgctgatttcaatttagtcattggttttttctctttagagctagccgtttaaaaaattaacgaaaacagttctgttagcgcaccaacttcatttatggtttttaaatgtaaatgaaaaactataagaccaatagaaaaataaacctgatttccgtgattttcattcaattctgaatctaaatcatgtattttcaataaatttgaaatttggccaaaaatgaaaaaagtgggaagggtatagcctttccacttttgtcaaaatcggccaaaaaatgacatctcttgaaattctccaaaaatcagacggtataatcgacattgaacgccgatttcgatttagtcattggttttctctttagactagccgtttaaaaattaacgaaaacagttctgttagcgcaacttcatttatggtttttaaccagatcagcgcacgcctcatgggacatgtatacggagtctgttttgccttTTTATGAAACGGTttcgagatattatggcgaattggcgaccatgccgtaccctatcggaaacttcctgaacggagtagGGGCCTAGTAaaaaagtggatcaaacggcgttccgtagttgccccttttatgtagacgaccatgatcgaaacaatggagctcacacggcctgtgaaataacctgtccgttgccgggcgacgcacaaagccctCGCCTTGAAAATAACTTcacggcctgatttttccctatccctcatgaccgacgcgccatctctctgaaaaaaatctccagaaatgtcgagtcgctcttgattgctccgcattcctttattgttgagccgataattgacaggaccccttcgttaatctccgcgttatctcctctacaacatgacgtcaagttttgcgacgcagcatctaaaataagaaaacgtataaaggatacATGCAGggccctgaaatcgactcagagttggctgactaaactgctccacactccttcgtcgttcagccgataaaaacggggactcaaccgggagctgctgagttatttcctctacaaatggGAGACCAATCTCCAGCGGCAGAgcatcaaaaaaaaaaaaacgaacgaaagattagtgcggacacccctgaaatcgccgcgccatcagcgccatctctgggtaaagtctcagaaaaagtgtcggtcgatccaccggtcgttgtagaaaggtaggggtgcctgtatcaggggttgggaaatgcgagttttgatacaGAATCCCTATGGGGAAATTGCCTATTgttatattaaacacgtttgtcttctctttagtgcagaattcattataaatagaattcgtcaatatttattaaatatatcattttttaacaaaggtgtaaaagttgctgcacaagagagaagacaaacgtgtttaatataacgaaataggcaatgttgcgaaaggcacaaatttcaaaaattgtgaatttcaatcacaaatttaacatataaataattgcctaatctagatgaattaggtttttaaggatagggaattaaattaagcttaaatgaaatcaatttctggacattgattggtaattttatagataacgaacgaaaaaccccaattttacTATACCCGAGTGGGCAATACGTCTTTNNNNNNNNNNNNNNNNNNNNNNNNNNNNNNNNNNNNNNNNNNNNNNNNNNNNNNNNNNNNNNNNNNNNNNNNNNNNNNNNNNNNNNNNNNNNNNNNNNNNTCGATAACAGATCCTGCAAGAACTTCCCtgaaggttaaaaaaaaagtgtccaGTTAAAAATTCTGAGTGTCTCTGTCTGTAAACAAATACCTTCCCTGGAAATTTTTCAGTATAACGTCCAATTAAAGGCTTCACGAAAATCTatattttaaatacaaaaacagATTACAATTGAATGAACTGATTCCATAAAGTAATAATATTATGCATTACACAATAGTACTTTACATCATTGAGTACATAATACCATATGTACAATAGTTCAAAATCCATTTGTTGAAGGAAATAGTTTGGTTTTCAAAGTAGGATTCCATAATCTGATAAAACACTCAACTTCCAATTGAAAGTTCATTctgaaatgtaaataaattaaaCTCATCATCTATTTgtgggaaaacaaaacaacattaatgGAGATCTATGttgtacatgtaaaaataaacctgaacACCAGCTGTATATTAGAAATCATCAATTTCCAGACTCCTTTTTCCGGAATGATAAAATATCACACCTGGTTTTTCAAAAGTAGGTAAAAATTTCccaaaaaattattctaaccAACTTAAACAACTGACATACCATGAAGGTAATGAAGTGGCGTAAAAACTGCATATGGATAATAGAAGTGGAGAAGAAaactacaacaaaaacacaatttcCAATGATAATGTTATCTCAGGGGTTGACATATTTAGGAAGCACACTATAAGGCTGCTGATAGTGGGTGTACCTGGAGAATGAAAACATTGACATTAACTTGTCACTCGTAATATTTATGGAAAAGTATAAAAGTCTATTGCCCCTCAACTCCAGAGGGCACTAGTTACGGGGAAGGGTAGGCTTTCTAaccgtttttttcctttttgttattttgtgaAACCTTCTTGCAGTCTTTCCGCTGAtattcaggttttttttttctttagctaTTTTATTGAGATAAAATCCTTCGGTGGTTATTAATTGCAAACGCATTTATTTCTCCAGAATCGTGCGTGTCAATGTGTCATAAGATGATGCTTTAGGTATTATATTCGTCATCAATGTCATTTGAAATGACATTAATCATTTAAAACTAtctcaaaaaacaaaataataccaAAAAGCATCATCTTATGATGCACGCACGACTCTGAAGATAAGATGCAATTAGTACCCACTGAAAGATTTTACCtcaataaaataattaaggaaaaaaaacgtgaatatTAGCACTGAATATCAGACTACACGAAGGACGAAGGTAttacataataaaaaaagagaaaaaacagtCAGAAGGCCGACCCATCCCCGTAACTAGTACCCTCTGGAGTTGAGGGGCAATAGCAAAAAAGTCTATTGCCCCTCAATTTTTGAGGGGCAATAGGCGCGAACAATAAATACATTGTAATACATGGTATAAATACTATACTGTCAGCAGGATATACTGATATACATAACAATCCTTGGGTTCGCAACAAATTTCCAATCCGACAGGCAAGTCTGTGAGGCAACCATCATGGCAAATGAACACCAGAAAACCTATCAGCTGACTGATATTTGGTGGTTTGCTATCTCGCCACTAGATGGCTGTGGTGTATACGATGGATGGTTTACAATCTCGCCACCAGATGGCTGTGACGTATACAATTTGTGATTGTCAATCTCGCCACTAGATGACTGTGGCGTATACAATTGGTGGTTTGCAATCTCGCCACTAGATGGATTGGTGGTTAGCAATATTACCACTAGATGGTCGCAACAATTGGTGGTTTCTAATGGCACTAGATGGAAGATAGACACATGGTTATTTACGATTTTGCCATGTTATTTACAATTTCGCCACTAGATGTTGTGAGTTAGCGGCATTCACAAATTTGAATGTTGAAATGGTTCAACAGTGCAACTTTTCCTTTAATAAACTCGACTTACACCAAAGCAAACGCCCACGACCAAGCTATTTCATTACataatattttgaaattcatttttaaaaatacgtAATCCATCAAGTAAACCGCAACCAGGAATGGTAACGTCTGCAAAACCAATTGAGCTGCGCTTGTTAAGCTTCAGAGATGGCGTTGCTGTTACCTGAAAAATCGCCAGTAGGTATTTGAGATCCGCTTCAATTTGTTTGGATAGCCAAGGATGCCCCAGTAGATTTCTTGTTAGTACACTGGCGTTCCAAAACATGTCAAATACCGGAGCATACTACATAAAATTAACTCTTAGTAAACTACTACATAAAACTGCTCTATGATTAACATTCTTAGAGCATTTTGAGCACCAAATTTTACGTTCTTAAAACAGTTGAAGCAGACACCATGTACCTTGTAATGAAAAATCTTAATAACACAGACTCAACAAAAAGCTAAAGTTTCTAGACCAGTAAGTTACTAATAAATCACTAACGCATTTGTCAATGCATGACAGATTTACCTTTGCCGCAGTTGAATGCATTAATATTG
This genomic interval from Daphnia magna isolate NIES linkage group LG8, ASM2063170v1.1, whole genome shotgun sequence contains the following:
- the LOC123475337 gene encoding cytochrome P450 4c3-like, which encodes MQSGVNRVFVRLINAIPGPDGIPFLGNVLDLNVPNDEVLNIVNGDWVRKYGSIYRIWFIIRPVILITSPELLDPIMGNYKFIEKPGEYDIFTPFIGKGIPVATDERWKKNRRLLNPAFHFQILNPFVDAINNKGINCIEKFEEALENHKGGEMDVFPIIISRSTLDIICDTFMGRKAQKMKKRRSFLTTLRGK